One Thauera sp. K11 DNA window includes the following coding sequences:
- a CDS encoding tyrosine-type recombinase/integrase: protein MQEVFERVAKRGEALDDELRSRTNILSTASAHWLRHTAGSNMPGAEVDPRFVSDNLGHEFILATSLYLQS, encoded by the coding sequence GTGCAAGAGGTCTTCGAGCGTGTTGCGAAGCGAGGGGAGGCTCTTGATGACGAACTCAGATCGCGCACAAACATCCTTAGCACTGCCTCCGCGCACTGGCTTCGTCACACGGCCGGTTCGAACATGCCCGGCGCCGAGGTCGATCCTCGGTTCGTCAGCGACAACTTGGGGCACGAGTTCATCTTGGCCACGAGCTTGTACTTGCAAAGTTGA
- a CDS encoding helix-turn-helix domain-containing protein, protein MATSDPRVLFGKRLAELRRSRGWSQEYLALESGLARSYLGGVERGQRNVALLNIVRLAQALGLPPSKLLEFDDRNAVAAESVAS, encoded by the coding sequence GTGGCTACCTCAGACCCCAGGGTTCTCTTCGGTAAGCGCCTTGCCGAGCTTCGCCGAAGCCGCGGTTGGTCGCAGGAATACCTCGCGCTTGAGAGCGGTCTCGCGCGAAGTTACCTCGGGGGCGTCGAGCGCGGGCAAAGAAACGTCGCGCTTCTGAACATCGTTCGGCTGGCGCAGGCGCTGGGACTCCCTCCTTCAAAATTGCTCGAGTTCGACGATCGGAACGCCGTGGCTGCTGAGTCGGTCGCGAGCTAG
- a CDS encoding DUF2726 domain-containing protein, with the protein MQLRDKASVIRTLRGHLHRREHAAFVTVFLDGEVQAFRENDDYLKALAGEALCLLLEAPQAAEELLREYERLLLGTEISAPYSTVLSLAERLSSNSLHAIARTLRDEDRRWPARRQHRNRKQQEPAKALSEPVIEVRRVVSSTLMRFGDPNASDAMGIRRSVFRSSQERSFLKALSLRFPALLALPNYPLDQMIEFSRLRELVGKSTWAYAKNCRVDAVLVVPDEGDPVAAFELDSSYHDRPEIKSRDEMKNAIFGLVGLPFFRLRAESPETMTADDWYAFLTDEVAPNIDVGRRLRTRSSATKFVPV; encoded by the coding sequence GTGCAGTTAAGGGATAAGGCAAGCGTCATTCGGACGTTGCGTGGGCATCTGCATCGGCGCGAGCACGCCGCCTTTGTCACTGTGTTTCTCGACGGTGAGGTTCAGGCTTTCCGGGAGAACGACGACTACTTGAAGGCCCTTGCCGGCGAGGCCTTGTGTCTCCTCCTGGAAGCACCGCAAGCCGCCGAAGAGCTGCTGAGGGAGTACGAACGGCTCCTTCTCGGGACAGAGATATCCGCTCCTTACTCGACGGTCCTCAGCCTGGCAGAGCGTTTGAGTTCAAACTCGCTGCACGCTATCGCGAGGACACTTCGCGATGAGGATCGACGTTGGCCCGCACGACGCCAACATCGCAATCGAAAGCAGCAGGAACCAGCCAAGGCCCTTTCCGAGCCCGTTATCGAGGTGCGACGCGTCGTCAGTAGCACGCTCATGCGCTTCGGTGATCCGAACGCGTCCGACGCAATGGGAATCCGACGATCGGTTTTCAGGAGTAGCCAGGAGAGGTCGTTTCTCAAGGCCTTGTCATTGAGATTTCCCGCGCTACTTGCGCTGCCGAATTATCCACTTGACCAGATGATCGAGTTCAGTCGTCTGCGCGAACTCGTCGGCAAGTCGACCTGGGCCTACGCTAAGAACTGCAGAGTCGATGCAGTGCTGGTCGTGCCGGATGAAGGAGACCCCGTTGCCGCGTTCGAACTCGATAGTTCATATCACGATCGGCCCGAGATCAAGTCCCGTGATGAGATGAAGAACGCGATTTTCGGTCTCGTTGGGCTCCCCTTTTTTCGTCTGCGCGCCGAATCCCCAGAGACGATGACAGCGGATGACTGGTACGCATTCCTGACTGACGAAGTGGCTCCAAACATCGATGTCGGACGGCGCTTGCGAACGCGATCCAGCGCAACCAAGTTTGTCCCTGTCTGA
- a CDS encoding plasmid pRiA4b ORF-3 family protein, translating into MKAYTLRIELQEVEPLIWRRLLVDGDTTLGKLHHYVQAAMGWTDAHLHEFEIGGKTYATPHPEDDPEREILDERRVRLDRVVTVGDHFSYLYDFGDSWQHRVVVERVESLDGEQRGYAYVSAGERACPPEDVGGVAAYMDFMEQISQRPVDDEGRRLLRWAGEDFDPARFDRHAANAALLRMAWNRWG; encoded by the coding sequence GTGAAGGCCTACACCCTTCGCATCGAGCTCCAGGAGGTTGAACCGCTTATCTGGCGGCGACTGCTTGTCGATGGCGATACGACGCTGGGCAAGCTTCATCACTACGTTCAAGCCGCAATGGGCTGGACGGACGCGCATCTGCATGAGTTCGAGATTGGCGGCAAGACCTATGCAACTCCGCATCCCGAAGACGACCCGGAGCGGGAAATCCTCGATGAGCGCCGAGTCAGACTGGACCGCGTAGTGACAGTCGGAGACCATTTCTCCTATCTCTACGATTTTGGCGATAGCTGGCAGCATCGCGTTGTGGTCGAGCGTGTTGAGTCGCTTGACGGCGAGCAGCGGGGCTACGCCTATGTGTCGGCGGGCGAGAGAGCCTGTCCGCCTGAGGATGTGGGCGGTGTAGCGGCTTACATGGACTTCATGGAGCAGATTTCACAGCGGCCGGTGGATGATGAAGGTCGTCGGCTGCTTCGATGGGCTGGTGAGGATTTCGACCCGGCGCGCTTTGACCGGCATGCTGCCAATGCGGCCTTGCTGCGGATGGCCTGGAATCGGTGGGGGTGA
- a CDS encoding DUF6880 family protein encodes MAAKNDWQSDEGRIEAYLQGLDVAALRKLIVEASWRDDALRQKLLMAATVADSTGLSDLRKVVKQATRTNGFIEYREAGAYAIRLEDLGELLSQRIADGQEELIEVIEEAIALAEEALQHIDDSGGEVMPAVVELRRVHLAACNALHPDPVALAERLYGFQMNGQWDTFHEVLPDYAEALGEEGLAAYRQRVERDWLALPTLGPEHYRSDWSTRRFQVESAMKDIARCTDDFELLVAIQAKNLSSPSCFLTLVGLFRDRGRKEEALCWVEQGIAAFPNERNDDLLSLAIELQLALGRHAEVERLAWQRFEQAPGCGSFFKLMEVAGLIGCEAALRKRALDFLWQKVAEEEAADSRVRRSPWDKPCRGDIVSIFLREGEAETMWDAFSGGKVDVGLWESVAEARGTTHHEEAIALYKRLLPHRVEGGSRGSHYGEAFAIVKKIRALRVAHQQLGMFGDELAEIRLEWKRKRNFMKLLDAL; translated from the coding sequence ATGGCAGCGAAAAATGACTGGCAGTCCGACGAAGGGCGCATAGAGGCCTACCTGCAGGGGTTGGATGTTGCAGCACTGCGCAAGCTCATCGTCGAAGCATCCTGGCGTGATGACGCCCTGCGCCAAAAGTTGTTGATGGCAGCGACCGTGGCGGATAGCACCGGTCTTTCCGACTTGCGTAAGGTGGTCAAGCAGGCCACCCGCACGAACGGCTTCATTGAGTATCGGGAAGCTGGAGCTTACGCAATCCGATTGGAAGACCTCGGGGAACTGCTGTCACAGCGCATTGCGGACGGCCAGGAGGAACTCATCGAGGTCATCGAGGAAGCCATCGCGCTCGCGGAAGAGGCCTTGCAGCACATCGACGATTCCGGCGGCGAGGTGATGCCGGCGGTTGTTGAACTGCGAAGAGTGCATCTGGCGGCCTGTAACGCCCTGCATCCCGACCCCGTTGCGCTGGCCGAGCGCCTGTACGGTTTCCAGATGAATGGTCAATGGGACACCTTTCATGAGGTGCTCCCCGACTACGCCGAGGCGCTGGGCGAGGAAGGGCTGGCCGCATATCGGCAGCGGGTCGAGCGCGACTGGCTGGCCCTGCCGACCCTGGGTCCCGAGCACTATCGTAGCGACTGGAGCACGCGACGCTTCCAGGTGGAGTCGGCGATGAAGGATATTGCTCGCTGCACGGATGACTTCGAGTTGCTGGTCGCCATCCAGGCGAAGAATCTGTCGTCCCCGTCGTGCTTCCTGACGCTGGTCGGATTGTTTCGTGACCGAGGCCGTAAGGAGGAGGCGCTGTGCTGGGTGGAGCAGGGGATTGCGGCGTTTCCGAATGAGCGCAATGACGACCTGCTGAGCCTTGCCATCGAGCTGCAGCTGGCGCTTGGGCGGCATGCGGAGGTAGAGCGACTCGCCTGGCAGCGCTTCGAGCAGGCCCCTGGCTGCGGTTCATTCTTCAAGTTGATGGAAGTCGCCGGTCTGATTGGCTGCGAGGCCGCGCTGCGCAAGCGGGCGCTCGATTTCCTGTGGCAGAAGGTCGCGGAGGAAGAAGCCGCCGATAGCCGCGTTCGCCGCAGTCCATGGGACAAACCCTGCCGGGGCGACATCGTGTCCATCTTTCTGCGCGAGGGTGAGGCCGAGACCATGTGGGATGCATTCAGCGGGGGCAAGGTCGATGTTGGCCTGTGGGAGTCGGTGGCCGAAGCGCGGGGCACGACGCACCACGAGGAGGCAATCGCGCTCTACAAGCGCCTGCTGCCGCATCGGGTTGAAGGCGGCTCGCGCGGTTCCCACTACGGGGAGGCCTTTGCAATCGTCAAGAAGATCCGCGCACTGCGGGTGGCGCACCAGCAGTTGGGCATGTTCGGCGACGAACTGGCGGAAATCCGGCTGGAGTGGAAGCGCAAGCGGAACTTCATGAAGCTGCTGGACGCGCTGTGA
- the brxL gene encoding protease Lon-related BREX system protein BrxL, which produces MNLDDLDRKAASAFDGFIVRKDLVRTFSRQFPVPTYVVEFLLGRYCATTDEAEIQEGLEIVQRQLQSRTVKAGEEELFKARARETGAVKIIDIITARLDAKSDSYVASLPSLRLNDVRISPELIKEHERMLTGGFYAEITLGYDAAIAQEKGGRPFGIDALRAIQLSKRDVLTSLAEGRKELTTAEWRDFLLRSVGFEPDGLNDRAKDALLLRMVPFVERNYNLVELGPRGTGKSHLFQQVSPYAHLISGGKATVARMFVNNSNGQRGLVCQYDVVCFDEVSGVSFDQKDGVNIMKGYMESGEFSRGKESIRADGSIVLVGNFDVDVEHQQRIGHLLGPLPPEMRDDTAFMDRIHGFLPGWDVPKMNPALFTQHFGLVSDFLSECFTQLRNQSRVSTMQGRVFLGGALSGRDINAVNKTVSGLLKLLHPDAEEAVSDEDLEWAVRLALEVRRRVKEQQKRIGAAEFRNTHFSYTLGAEGVEKFVTTPELRSQEGIGDEPLESGQIWTLSPGGADEHPGLFRLEVTEGPGSGVRVLNKPVPPAFQESVRCAEQNLYTRAAQLVGDRDPRSHEFSVQLRGFDAAKSGAKTGVACLIALSSALLRKSVRGGLIVVGEVTIGGTIEPVHNAVTIAEMAVEKGAKSLLMPVSCRRQLFDLSDDMATKLDIEFYQDARDALLKALVD; this is translated from the coding sequence ATGAATCTCGATGACCTCGACCGCAAGGCGGCTTCCGCCTTCGATGGCTTTATCGTCCGTAAGGACCTGGTGCGAACCTTCAGCCGCCAGTTTCCCGTGCCGACCTATGTCGTCGAGTTTCTACTCGGCCGCTACTGCGCGACAACCGACGAGGCTGAGATTCAGGAAGGCCTGGAAATCGTTCAGCGACAGCTCCAGTCGCGCACGGTGAAGGCCGGCGAAGAGGAGCTCTTCAAGGCGCGCGCGCGCGAGACGGGTGCGGTGAAAATCATCGACATCATCACTGCGCGACTTGATGCGAAGAGCGACTCGTATGTTGCGTCCTTGCCCAGCTTGAGGCTGAACGACGTGCGTATCTCGCCCGAGCTCATCAAGGAGCACGAGCGCATGCTCACTGGTGGCTTCTACGCCGAAATCACGCTCGGCTACGATGCGGCAATTGCCCAGGAAAAGGGCGGGCGACCGTTCGGCATCGACGCGCTGCGTGCGATTCAACTCTCCAAGCGGGATGTGCTGACCTCTCTTGCCGAGGGACGCAAAGAGCTGACCACGGCCGAGTGGCGCGACTTCCTGCTACGCAGCGTTGGCTTCGAGCCCGATGGGCTGAACGACCGTGCGAAGGATGCGTTGCTGCTGCGCATGGTTCCTTTCGTCGAGCGCAACTACAACCTGGTGGAACTCGGGCCGCGCGGCACCGGCAAGTCGCACCTATTCCAGCAGGTGTCGCCTTATGCCCACCTGATTTCCGGCGGCAAGGCGACTGTGGCGCGGATGTTCGTGAATAACTCGAACGGGCAGCGCGGCTTGGTCTGCCAGTACGACGTGGTCTGCTTCGATGAGGTGTCAGGCGTGTCCTTCGACCAGAAGGATGGCGTCAACATCATGAAGGGCTACATGGAGTCGGGCGAATTCTCGCGCGGTAAGGAGAGCATCCGTGCCGATGGCTCCATCGTGCTGGTCGGCAACTTCGACGTAGACGTCGAGCATCAACAGCGCATCGGTCATCTGCTCGGCCCGCTGCCTCCCGAGATGCGTGACGACACCGCCTTCATGGACCGGATTCACGGCTTCCTGCCTGGGTGGGACGTGCCGAAGATGAACCCGGCGTTGTTTACCCAGCACTTTGGCTTGGTGAGCGACTTTCTGTCCGAGTGCTTCACGCAACTGCGCAACCAGAGCCGGGTGTCGACGATGCAGGGCAGGGTGTTCCTCGGTGGCGCCTTGTCCGGCCGGGACATCAATGCGGTAAACAAGACTGTGAGCGGCTTGCTGAAGCTGCTGCATCCGGACGCAGAGGAAGCGGTCAGCGATGAGGACCTCGAGTGGGCGGTGCGACTGGCGCTCGAGGTACGTCGACGGGTGAAGGAGCAGCAAAAGCGCATCGGCGCGGCCGAATTCCGCAACACCCACTTTAGCTACACCCTGGGCGCAGAAGGGGTGGAGAAGTTCGTGACCACACCGGAGCTGCGCAGCCAGGAGGGCATCGGCGATGAACCGCTGGAGTCGGGCCAAATCTGGACGCTCAGTCCCGGTGGTGCGGACGAGCACCCGGGCCTGTTCCGGCTGGAGGTGACCGAGGGCCCTGGAAGCGGTGTTCGCGTGCTGAATAAGCCCGTGCCGCCAGCGTTTCAGGAGTCCGTGCGCTGCGCGGAGCAGAACCTCTACACCCGCGCAGCGCAGTTGGTCGGCGACCGTGACCCGCGCTCGCACGAGTTCTCGGTGCAGCTTCGGGGGTTCGACGCAGCCAAGAGTGGGGCCAAGACCGGAGTCGCCTGCCTGATTGCCTTGTCGAGCGCCTTGCTGAGGAAGTCGGTCCGCGGTGGATTGATTGTGGTTGGTGAGGTGACCATCGGGGGCACCATCGAGCCCGTTCACAACGCTGTGACCATCGCCGAGATGGCGGTCGAGAAGGGCGCCAAATCGCTGCTCATGCCAGTTAGCTGCCGGCGGCAGTTGTTCGACCTGTCGGATGATATGGCGACCAAGCTGGACATCGAGTTCTACCAGGATGCGCGGGATGCGCTGTTGAAGGCACTGGTGGATTGA
- the pglZ gene encoding BREX-1 system phosphatase PglZ type B has translation MNLREAVSRALKEAGKFNRSVQAQPEAILWTDAERQWEPVVRALQASGRSVLRLGDYAPEVLQGPAIWLKCALAGKLDGVALDGVPVVYLPGVSRADLRAIESCPRHLQPLAELQYRGVFWTQVNAKDWTLNAFLTSKNGSLGLDVAQDQATQKALLRALSSGELMGKAVEELRGRLIDAAWLDSLLAPNPTRDILVWMNDAKATEDAWKGGRWEVFVSRCRKDFGFDPAKDGELTAAEKLAARAGSWGAVWEFYKDAYSSFPAVVELLSRVQYSMGDLFADTSAYPKANDEGESDLRYRLNALSAMTAVQARAAILDAEKQHGERRSWLWAQMGKAPLARALGHLAFVAQHSQAAAFGNSLEVLAERYREEAWRVDAEALQALAQAHTKADQDAVTAALRAVYLPWLEASSVAFQKAVVESGGLNPGGVSKVSDPGGTCVVFVDGLRFDVAQMLASRLGALGQVTLNSGWTSLPSVTASGKAWVSPVASLIAGKADDADFEPNVAATMKPLNTYNFRKLLADAGYEPLSGSATGDPTGKAWVECGDLDHFGHEHGLRLARDIDGQLAEIVERMQALADAGWRRFRIVTDHGWLLVPGGMPKAELAKSQAETRWGRCAVLKDSATATPLTFGWDWCPQVQIAFAPGIASFVAGAEYAHGGLSLQECLVPELTLELEGGAPETNVSISKLAWRGLRCNVEVLPPLPGLKVDIRTKAAAEDSSIAAAVKDLVEGKASLAVADDSNEGAAAVLVVLDSQGKLLAKMNTTVGE, from the coding sequence ATGAATCTTCGCGAAGCGGTTTCACGGGCACTGAAGGAAGCTGGCAAGTTCAATAGGTCGGTTCAGGCTCAGCCTGAGGCGATTCTTTGGACGGATGCCGAGCGTCAATGGGAGCCTGTAGTTAGGGCTTTGCAGGCTTCGGGGCGGTCGGTTCTGAGGCTTGGAGATTATGCGCCCGAGGTGCTTCAAGGTCCGGCCATCTGGCTGAAATGTGCTTTGGCCGGCAAGCTCGATGGTGTGGCGCTGGATGGCGTGCCGGTGGTGTACCTGCCGGGCGTCTCGCGGGCCGACCTCCGTGCTATTGAGTCCTGCCCACGACACCTCCAACCCCTCGCTGAGTTGCAATATCGCGGTGTGTTCTGGACCCAGGTCAATGCCAAGGACTGGACGCTGAACGCTTTCCTGACGTCGAAGAACGGTAGTTTGGGATTAGACGTCGCTCAAGACCAAGCGACACAGAAGGCTTTGCTACGCGCCCTGTCGTCGGGCGAGCTCATGGGCAAGGCGGTCGAGGAACTGCGAGGTCGACTGATTGACGCGGCCTGGCTGGACAGCTTGCTGGCACCGAATCCGACGCGGGACATCCTTGTCTGGATGAACGATGCCAAGGCCACCGAAGATGCCTGGAAGGGGGGGCGCTGGGAGGTGTTCGTCAGCCGTTGCCGCAAGGACTTCGGCTTCGACCCGGCCAAGGATGGCGAGCTGACCGCGGCAGAGAAGCTGGCAGCCAGGGCGGGCTCGTGGGGTGCGGTCTGGGAGTTCTACAAGGACGCCTATTCGAGCTTCCCAGCGGTCGTCGAGCTGCTCTCGAGAGTTCAGTACAGCATGGGCGACCTGTTCGCTGACACCTCGGCCTACCCCAAGGCGAACGACGAAGGTGAGTCTGACCTGCGCTACCGGCTCAATGCATTGAGCGCGATGACGGCGGTTCAGGCGCGCGCTGCGATTCTGGATGCGGAGAAGCAGCATGGCGAGCGCCGTTCATGGCTATGGGCTCAGATGGGGAAGGCACCGCTCGCGCGCGCGCTCGGGCATCTCGCGTTCGTAGCGCAACACTCCCAGGCGGCTGCGTTCGGAAATTCGCTGGAGGTGCTGGCGGAGCGCTACCGAGAAGAGGCTTGGCGGGTCGATGCTGAAGCGCTGCAGGCTTTGGCTCAAGCGCATACCAAGGCGGACCAGGATGCTGTAACGGCCGCATTGCGCGCGGTATATCTGCCTTGGTTGGAAGCCTCGAGTGTCGCGTTCCAGAAGGCAGTGGTCGAGTCTGGTGGGCTCAATCCGGGCGGCGTCTCGAAAGTGAGTGACCCCGGGGGCACGTGCGTGGTGTTTGTTGACGGTTTGCGCTTCGACGTTGCACAGATGCTGGCGAGTCGTTTGGGGGCGCTGGGGCAGGTCACGCTGAATTCGGGCTGGACTTCGCTGCCCTCGGTCACCGCATCGGGCAAGGCCTGGGTGTCCCCCGTTGCGAGTCTGATTGCAGGTAAGGCGGACGATGCGGATTTCGAGCCCAACGTTGCCGCAACCATGAAGCCGCTGAACACGTACAACTTCCGCAAGCTGCTGGCAGACGCGGGATACGAGCCGCTGTCCGGTAGCGCGACAGGCGACCCGACGGGCAAGGCTTGGGTGGAGTGCGGCGACCTCGACCACTTCGGGCATGAGCATGGCCTGCGCCTAGCTCGCGACATCGACGGCCAACTGGCCGAGATTGTCGAACGCATGCAGGCGCTGGCCGATGCAGGCTGGCGGCGGTTTCGCATCGTGACCGACCACGGCTGGCTGCTGGTGCCAGGGGGCATGCCCAAGGCGGAGTTGGCCAAGTCGCAGGCCGAGACCCGCTGGGGGCGCTGCGCGGTGTTGAAGGACAGTGCGACGGCGACGCCGCTGACCTTTGGCTGGGATTGGTGCCCGCAGGTGCAGATTGCCTTTGCGCCCGGCATTGCGAGCTTTGTGGCCGGCGCCGAGTACGCCCATGGCGGACTGAGCTTGCAGGAATGCCTGGTGCCCGAGTTGACGCTCGAACTGGAGGGCGGGGCGCCGGAGACCAACGTCTCTATCTCCAAGCTCGCCTGGCGCGGACTGCGCTGCAACGTCGAGGTGTTACCGCCGTTACCCGGATTGAAGGTGGACATCCGCACAAAGGCTGCAGCGGAAGATTCCTCCATCGCTGCGGCGGTCAAGGACCTGGTTGAGGGGAAGGCTTCGCTGGCGGTGGCGGACGACTCGAATGAGGGGGCCGCGGCGGTGCTGGTGGTGCTCGACAGCCAGGGTAAGTTGCTGGCCAAGATGAACACGACGGTCGGCGAGTAG
- a CDS encoding DUF262 domain-containing protein: MSKKITGAEYPLSKIFSSDFDYAIPTYQRPYAWTHVQAGELFSDLHDFFLNEPDDTYFLGSIVLIKEEGRPHSEVIDGQQRLTTLTILLAALTSQFSGELRSDFESYLREPGRASQGLMPKPRLALRERDRQFFADYVQGLKLSDLVALDPAQLDNESKRNIRRNALTMLERLDAAFGSDEQRLCAFGAFLVQRCFLVAVSTPSQQSAFRVFSVLNSRGLDLLPTDIIKSDVIGKIPSSKQDEFNDIWEELEVETGRDGFAEVFAHIRMIYAKEKARKALLDEFRDKVLPKAETAEVLISSIIEPYTDAYLIAKHMRYTSTSNAEDVNVLLGWLNRIDNSDWLPPAMRFLADKGSDAGYVLWFFRKLERLAAYMHVCGLDVNQRIERYAEVLRELEGEHSLAAPVTSLELKDSECRRMISVLDGPVYEMSARRRNYLILRLDSFVSDNAARYDDRLLTIEHVLPQTVAANSQWAGWWGDGEERVEWVHRLANLVPLNQRRNSAAQNYDFERKKVAYFAGRSGVSSFALTTQVLHQSTWRPEDVKRRQQALLALLQDKWALC; this comes from the coding sequence ATGAGCAAGAAAATTACCGGGGCTGAGTATCCCCTTTCAAAGATATTCAGTTCAGATTTCGACTATGCGATTCCCACGTACCAACGGCCCTATGCTTGGACGCATGTTCAGGCAGGGGAACTGTTTTCGGACCTGCACGACTTCTTCCTCAACGAGCCAGACGACACCTACTTTCTCGGCAGCATCGTCCTCATCAAGGAGGAGGGACGCCCACATTCAGAGGTGATTGATGGGCAGCAGCGGCTGACCACCCTAACCATTTTGTTAGCGGCGCTGACCTCGCAGTTCTCAGGCGAGCTGCGAAGCGATTTTGAAAGCTACTTGCGCGAGCCGGGGCGGGCGTCGCAGGGCTTGATGCCTAAGCCCCGCCTGGCTTTGCGTGAGCGTGACCGCCAGTTTTTTGCGGATTACGTCCAGGGCCTGAAGCTATCCGATCTGGTTGCACTCGACCCCGCTCAACTAGACAACGAGTCGAAGCGAAACATCCGCCGAAACGCGCTGACGATGCTCGAGCGGCTGGATGCAGCCTTCGGTAGTGATGAACAGCGGCTGTGCGCGTTCGGTGCCTTCCTGGTTCAGCGCTGCTTTCTGGTCGCTGTTTCCACTCCCAGCCAGCAGTCCGCGTTTCGGGTGTTCTCGGTTCTCAACAGCCGGGGCCTGGATTTGTTGCCAACCGACATTATCAAGTCGGACGTTATCGGCAAAATTCCTTCCTCGAAGCAGGATGAGTTCAACGACATCTGGGAGGAGCTGGAGGTCGAGACTGGCCGCGACGGTTTCGCCGAGGTGTTTGCCCACATCCGAATGATTTACGCCAAGGAGAAGGCTCGCAAAGCGTTACTCGACGAGTTCCGCGACAAGGTGCTGCCGAAGGCAGAGACGGCTGAGGTTCTCATTTCCAGCATCATCGAGCCCTACACAGATGCCTACCTCATCGCCAAGCACATGCGATACACCTCGACGTCGAATGCGGAGGACGTCAATGTGCTGCTGGGCTGGTTGAACCGTATCGACAACTCAGATTGGTTGCCGCCCGCGATGCGCTTTCTTGCCGACAAGGGAAGCGACGCTGGGTATGTGTTGTGGTTCTTCCGCAAGCTCGAACGCTTGGCGGCCTACATGCATGTGTGCGGGTTGGATGTGAATCAGCGTATCGAACGCTATGCCGAAGTGCTGAGGGAACTGGAGGGTGAGCACTCGTTGGCCGCACCAGTGACGAGTCTCGAATTGAAGGATAGTGAGTGCAGGCGCATGATTTCTGTCCTCGACGGCCCGGTCTATGAGATGAGCGCACGGCGCCGCAACTATCTCATCCTGCGTTTGGATTCCTTCGTATCAGACAATGCGGCTCGGTACGACGACCGCCTTCTCACCATCGAGCACGTCTTGCCACAAACGGTAGCAGCGAATTCGCAGTGGGCCGGATGGTGGGGGGACGGCGAAGAGCGTGTGGAGTGGGTGCATCGCCTGGCTAACCTCGTGCCGCTGAACCAAAGGCGAAATTCGGCCGCCCAGAACTATGACTTCGAGCGCAAGAAGGTCGCGTATTTTGCGGGACGCAGCGGAGTGTCGTCTTTTGCGCTCACGACACAGGTTCTTCATCAATCGACTTGGCGGCCCGAGGACGTGAAGCGGCGGCAGCAAGCATTGCTGGCGCTGTTGCAGGACAAGTGGGCGCTTTGTTGA